ATGAAACTATCGGGTCGTTGCCTTGATCTTGATATCGACACCAGCTGGCAAGTTCAGCTTATTGAGCGATTCGATCGTCTTGGCGGTAGCCTGAACGATATCGATCAGACGCTTGTGCGTCCGCACTTCAAATTGCTGACGTGCCTTCTTGTCGATATGCGGACCAGCGAGAACGGTATAGCGTTCAATGCGGGTCGGCAACGGAATGGGACCATGCACTTCCGAATGGGTCCGCTTCGCCGTATCGACGATGTCGAGAGCACTCTGATCCAAGATCGAGTGATCGTAAGCTTCCATCCGAATGCGAATAACTTCTTTCGCCACGTTGCTGATCCCTATTAACTTCTCCCCGGCTTGCCGGGCTAGTAAATTTCTTTCGCTCCCTAGTCGCTCTCAGAGCTATTCGGGAAACAGATGATATTAAAAATCTGAGGCCGCTTCGTCAATGGGCTCCGGTTCTTATTTCGAACCTTTTTCCGAGACCACGCTCGAAGCGACGGAAACACCTGGTTTTCTCGAGTGAAACAGCATCGAACGGCCACCTGCGGGCAACCGTGTCGCGACCCGAAAAACCGAGCCCCCTTATCTATTCGGAGTGCTCGAATGAGATTTCCCTTGCCCCTCTTCTCGCAAAATAGGAGATTGGGGCGGTGAACCGAGACAACACAAGACAGGGGCCCGCAAACGATGGCACACTTGACTGGCACATCCGGAACTCGTTTTTCTCTCCGCAGCACCTTTGTGATGATCTCGATGACCTGCTTCGGCCTTGCCGTATTCCGTGTTGTCGATTTCAACTTTCACCGCTTTCTTGCGGTGATGGCGATCTCGATGGTCCTGACCTTCCTGGCTTACCAGGGGATCGGCCTCGTCCTTGATATCGCTCAAGACCTGACCGATGCCATTAACGGAGAGACCACACGGCCTAATCAACGCCAATCTAGCGATGACTAACCGGCAAGCTACACATTCTACATAAACTGCTTAATTAGCTCAGGGGGGGCAGCGGCATATTTTAGTGGCTCCATGCTACTAGAGGCCCGACCCTGACTCAGACTTCGCATCGCACTCGAATAGCCAAACAACTCGGCGAGTGGGGCATGAGCCTCGATAATCGCATCACCAGAGCGATTCTCCGTTTTGGCGATCTCGCCACGACGCTTCATGATGTCCCCCACGAAATCCCCCATGTATTCTTCAGGGGTCGTAATCGTGAGCTTCATGATTGGCTCGAGTAAGGTTGGCACTGCGGCTTCCAGACCCTTTTCAAACGCGTCTCCGGCGGCAATCGCGAAGGCTGTTTCGGTCGAGCCGACCTCGGCCGCTTCAGCCCCGAGTATGGTAATTTTGAGATCAGCGAGTGGGAAACCACCGATAATACCGCCACCAACACTGCGGCTACGCAGCTCTTCCATTGCTGCCTCGATCAAGTCAAATGGTACCTGCTCGGGCGGGCACTTCGAGATCACCATCACGGTCGGTTGCTGATCTGGGACATGCTCGACCTGAATTTGAAGCTTCGCAAACAACTGCTGACCTTGAATGATGCGGTGACATTCCCCGGTCACCTTCGCCGACTTTCCAACCGTTTCGCGATAACTCACGCGCGGCTTATGCACCTTCACATTTAGCTTGAAATCACGAAGCAACTTGTGGCGAATCACCTCAAGATGGAGCTCTCCCATCCCGCTAATGATCGTTTGCCCGGTGTCCTTGTTCTCGATGGCATCAAACGTTGGATCCTGCCGTCGCATCATCGCCAACGTCTCCGAGAGCTTATCGCGGTCCGCTGACGACTCCGGTTCGATCGCCATCCCGATCACCGTTTCGGGGAAATTAATCGACTCGAGCAGAATTGGATGCCTCGTATCGCACAACGTATCACCGGTCACCGAGTGACGGAGACCAATGATGCCGACGATATCGCCGCAGCCCACGTGATCGACCTGCTCTTTCCGCGAGGCCTGAATGTGCCAAAGCTGGGCACAGTTCTCCTTGACATCGCGCCCGGGATTCAACAAACGCGAATTCGGCTTCAACTCACCAGAGTAAACCCGGACCCAGGTCATATCACCATGTTTCGCGGGAAGCACCTTAAAAACGAGACCGCAGAACGGTTCGCTCGGATCGGGCGAACGCTTCTCGGCCTGATTTTTCTTGGAGGGATTCGTCCCTACGACCGGCGGCACATCCTTGGGGCTTGGCAGGTAATAGGTGACCGCGTCGAGAATTGGCTGCACGCCGATTCCATCCAATGCAGAACCGCACATCACCGGCTGTAGCTGCCGCGAGAGAGTACCTTCTCGCAGTACGTCGCGAATCAGCTTTGACGGGATGGGCTCCTCAGAAAGACTCAACTCCATCAATTCATTGCTAAGATCGTAAAGCTTCTCGAGCAGGTTATCTCGATACAGCTGAGCCTTGTCGAGATAATCCTCGGGAATATCCTGCACCTCAACCGTGCGATCTTCATCCCCTTCGCCGAAGTGAAGCATCTTCATTTCA
The genomic region above belongs to Blastopirellula marina and contains:
- the rpsJ gene encoding 30S ribosomal protein S10 — encoded protein: MAKEVIRIRMEAYDHSILDQSALDIVDTAKRTHSEVHGPIPLPTRIERYTVLAGPHIDKKARQQFEVRTHKRLIDIVQATAKTIESLNKLNLPAGVDIKIKATTR
- the fusA gene encoding elongation factor G, with protein sequence MSRKLEDIRNIGVIAHIDAGKTTVTERMLFYSGTSHRVGEVDKGTTTTDFDPEEAERGITIYSACVTFPWKDYTINLIDTPGHVDFTAEVERCLRVLDGGVVVFSAREGVEAQSETVWRQADRYKVPRVAFINKMDREGADFESVLAEIERRLKANPVPIQIPVGAGPPHVKDAFRGVIDLIEMKMLHFGEGDEDRTVEVQDIPEDYLDKAQLYRDNLLEKLYDLSNELMELSLSEEPIPSKLIRDVLREGTLSRQLQPVMCGSALDGIGVQPILDAVTYYLPSPKDVPPVVGTNPSKKNQAEKRSPDPSEPFCGLVFKVLPAKHGDMTWVRVYSGELKPNSRLLNPGRDVKENCAQLWHIQASRKEQVDHVGCGDIVGIIGLRHSVTGDTLCDTRHPILLESINFPETVIGMAIEPESSADRDKLSETLAMMRRQDPTFDAIENKDTGQTIISGMGELHLEVIRHKLLRDFKLNVKVHKPRVSYRETVGKSAKVTGECHRIIQGQQLFAKLQIQVEHVPDQQPTVMVISKCPPEQVPFDLIEAAMEELRSRSVGGGIIGGFPLADLKITILGAEAAEVGSTETAFAIAAGDAFEKGLEAAVPTLLEPIMKLTITTPEEYMGDFVGDIMKRRGEIAKTENRSGDAIIEAHAPLAELFGYSSAMRSLSQGRASSSMEPLKYAAAPPELIKQFM